In Anaerolineales bacterium, a genomic segment contains:
- the cynR gene encoding transcriptional regulator CynR gives MELRQLRYLALIADEANFTRAAEKLFVTQSALSQQIQKLEEEVGIPLLDRTSRQVRLTAAGEILLGRARNVFDELDAAHLALREMQGIQRGSIRLGAVQTVNAYFVPQAISLFMESYPNIEMVVEELPANEIEQGLHSGRLQLGIGFVPVTSPNIDGEALFAERLVIIVSANHPLAGCHYVTPADIEGLPMALLPKTYCTRRLWDSYAAQSGLASNIRLEMNTISSLLATVSRTSLATILPQSVIQQHTGSPLSCLRFDHPSLRRTVGMLWHRHRYRCAASLSFAQVVRDIIELESTHFDLEIPTPSAEIPTG, from the coding sequence ATGGAACTTCGCCAGCTGCGCTATCTTGCTCTGATTGCCGACGAAGCAAATTTCACACGGGCAGCAGAGAAACTGTTCGTAACACAATCCGCCTTATCTCAACAGATCCAGAAACTTGAGGAAGAGGTAGGAATTCCCCTATTGGATCGCACATCACGGCAGGTTCGCCTTACAGCAGCGGGAGAAATCTTACTGGGACGGGCGCGGAATGTATTCGATGAATTGGATGCCGCCCATCTCGCCTTGCGGGAGATGCAAGGGATACAGCGCGGGTCGATACGTTTGGGGGCGGTGCAGACGGTAAACGCTTACTTTGTCCCGCAAGCCATCTCACTGTTCATGGAGTCCTACCCAAACATCGAAATGGTTGTTGAAGAACTTCCCGCCAATGAGATTGAACAGGGGTTGCACTCAGGGAGATTACAACTGGGGATAGGCTTTGTTCCGGTAACCTCCCCCAATATCGACGGGGAAGCGCTTTTTGCCGAACGGTTAGTGATCATTGTCTCAGCCAATCATCCCCTTGCGGGATGTCACTATGTCACGCCAGCCGATATTGAGGGGTTGCCGATGGCGCTGTTGCCCAAGACGTATTGCACGCGCCGTTTGTGGGATAGCTATGCTGCGCAGTCGGGGCTTGCCAGCAATATCCGCCTTGAAATGAATACGATTAGCTCTCTGCTCGCCACCGTTTCGCGGACTTCGTTGGCAACGATTTTGCCGCAATCGGTGATCCAACAGCACACAGGCAGCCCTCTATCCTGCCTACGTTTTGATCACCCCTCACTGCGACGAACGGTAGGGATGCTCTGGCATCGTCACCGATACCGCTGTGCGGCATCGCTATCCTTTGCTCAGGTTGTGCGCGACATCATCGAATTAGAATCAACCCACTTCGACTTAGAGATACCTACCCCTTCGGCGGAAATTCCGACGGGGTAG
- a CDS encoding CAP domain-containing protein, whose translation MTQFLRTGALRTALSLFALSVLALLFIGILPPARAQDPASEMLAKINALRAQNGLAPLQTNAALAAAAQQHSAYLSNNPFGDAHTEADGSTPQDRAARNGYGGYVSENVVGGTSATIEWGFTWWLNSPVHRNNLLGNFTEVGIGYAEGATGRWFTAVFGKLAPAAPYQPPSQPISNPSLGGGSGGGGTGGDSAPAPTQRPRPTQPPPPTFTPTYTLTPSMTFTSRPTFTPTETGTPPPPTSTAIILELSPQAAFVGVIVTATEMPLVASETPTTPPTAAVSGYSSPAAPYEDERRGKSEPPLIQSTGGGLRDLIPILIFVQILILGGLILGGVRRR comes from the coding sequence ATGACACAGTTCCTCCGCACAGGCGCTCTGCGAACGGCGCTCTCGCTGTTTGCCTTAAGCGTCCTCGCCCTCTTATTCATTGGGATACTCCCGCCCGCTCGCGCCCAAGACCCGGCAAGCGAGATGCTGGCGAAGATCAACGCCCTCCGCGCTCAGAATGGGCTTGCCCCCCTCCAAACGAACGCGGCGTTGGCGGCGGCGGCGCAGCAGCACAGCGCTTACCTCTCCAACAACCCCTTTGGCGACGCCCACACCGAAGCGGATGGCTCTACGCCGCAAGATCGCGCTGCTCGCAACGGCTATGGCGGGTATGTCAGCGAAAATGTGGTGGGGGGAACAAGCGCCACGATAGAATGGGGGTTCACGTGGTGGCTGAACTCCCCCGTCCATCGCAACAACCTTTTGGGCAATTTCACCGAGGTCGGGATCGGCTATGCCGAAGGTGCAACGGGGCGCTGGTTTACGGCGGTCTTTGGGAAACTTGCTCCCGCCGCACCGTACCAACCGCCCTCGCAGCCAATCAGCAACCCCAGTTTAGGCGGGGGGAGTGGCGGCGGTGGAACAGGTGGCGACTCTGCGCCGGCGCCAACACAGCGCCCGCGCCCCACACAACCACCACCGCCCACCTTTACCCCCACCTACACGCTCACTCCGTCGATGACCTTCACCTCCCGTCCGACCTTCACCCCAACAGAGACGGGAACGCCGCCCCCGCCAACGAGTACGGCAATTATCTTAGAACTCTCCCCACAGGCAGCCTTTGTTGGGGTTATCGTCACAGCCACCGAAATGCCCCTCGTTGCCAGCGAAACACCCACGACACCGCCCACCGCAGCGGTCAGTGGCTATTCCTCACCCGCTGCGCCCTATGAGGACGAACGCCGAGGCAAGAGTGAGCCGCCGCTCATCCAATCAACGGGGGGAGGGCTGCGCGATCTGATCCCAATCTTGATCTTCGTTCAGATTTTAATTCTTGGCGGGTTGATCCTCGGCGGGGTGCGGCGGCGTTGA
- a CDS encoding NAD-dependent epimerase/dehydratase family protein, with translation MARALITGGTGFIGSHLARTLVAAGHSVRILRRASSRLDLIEDLSLDHALGDVLDEDSLRRAMEGCQWVFHSAAVADYWRSPRVTMYLVNVEGTRLVFKTAKAAGVERVVVTSSAAAVGLRADGTPADESDPFNLPVARFPYGHSKAISEGDAQRAVAEGLPVVLVNPTVVFGPGDLNLISGSMVAEFARGVIPPFYPPGAITAIDVRDVARAHLAAAERGTPGERYILGTEDITYKALFALIAEIVGKRPPMLPLPRVVAPLLSRGVNALKALGAAFPIDGNQVWLSAQNVCFNSAKARQVLGTPQITLRQSLTDTYAWYKEKGMVP, from the coding sequence ATGGCACGGGCGTTGATCACAGGCGGCACAGGGTTTATTGGGTCGCATCTGGCGCGGACGTTGGTTGCCGCTGGACACAGCGTGCGCATCCTTCGGCGGGCGTCCTCTCGCCTCGATCTGATTGAGGATTTATCCCTTGATCATGCTCTCGGTGATGTCCTTGATGAAGACTCCCTTCGGCGGGCGATGGAGGGCTGCCAGTGGGTCTTTCACAGCGCCGCCGTTGCCGATTATTGGCGCTCCCCACGTGTGACGATGTACCTTGTCAATGTGGAAGGGACGCGCCTTGTCTTTAAAACAGCGAAAGCCGCTGGCGTAGAACGTGTCGTCGTCACCAGCAGTGCGGCGGCAGTGGGCTTGCGAGCGGATGGTACGCCCGCCGACGAAAGCGACCCCTTCAACCTCCCCGTCGCCCGCTTTCCCTATGGACATAGCAAGGCGATCAGTGAGGGCGACGCACAGCGGGCAGTAGCAGAGGGGCTGCCCGTCGTCCTCGTCAACCCCACAGTGGTCTTTGGACCCGGCGACCTCAACCTGATTTCCGGCAGCATGGTTGCTGAATTTGCCCGAGGGGTGATCCCCCCCTTTTACCCGCCGGGGGCAATCACCGCCATAGATGTCCGTGATGTGGCGCGGGCGCACCTTGCCGCCGCCGAACGCGGGACACCGGGTGAGCGCTACATCCTCGGCACGGAGGATATCACCTACAAGGCGCTATTTGCCCTCATTGCCGAGATCGTCGGCAAGCGTCCGCCAATGCTCCCCTTGCCGCGTGTGGTCGCTCCGCTGCTCAGTCGGGGGGTGAACGCCCTAAAAGCGCTTGGCGCAGCCTTTCCCATTGATGGTAATCAAGTGTGGTTGAGTGCGCAGAATGTCTGTTTTAACAGCGCAAAAGCGCGGCAGGTGTTGGGCACTCCGCAGATCACACTTCGCCAAAGCCTCACCGATACCTATGCTTGGTATAAGGAAAAGGGTATGGTGCCATAA
- a CDS encoding glycosyltransferase, with protein MQNVLMLTPYLPYPPVSGGRSRTFNLIKHLAGEFKFTLLCFGRPEEQVFDLSSLREFADVIVLPRASSPSTLKAAFLSLTNIQPITMKLYGSPEFRETLRQLLRKRLFDAIHIESFYMMQNLPWELNLPPVLLSEPAIEYIAWGRHARVAQPILQRPAVALEALKMRYFEPQWWRRATLIGAMSEVDAKIIRQRVPEKPIAITPNGVDVDYFTPQTSTPRDPDNAVFMGDYKYFPNTDAALYFIREIMPRIRAERPNFTLTLLGKDPTPELLEIGTTAGSGVKVEGLVEDTRPYLLRAALFVCPLRSGSGTRFKLLESLACGLPVVSTTLGAEGLDATNDRHMIIADTPDAFASAVIRLLKYPDEAMRLGRYGRNWVNERHSWRRSAALLADAYHRVIGSEDMTIPSPMGRRARRRDGT; from the coding sequence ATGCAAAATGTTCTAATGCTTACGCCCTACCTTCCCTACCCACCAGTCAGCGGCGGGCGTTCGCGCACCTTCAACCTCATCAAACACCTCGCTGGCGAGTTCAAATTCACCCTGCTGTGTTTTGGACGCCCCGAAGAACAGGTTTTTGATCTCTCCTCCCTGCGTGAATTTGCCGATGTGATTGTCCTGCCCCGTGCCAGCAGCCCCAGTACACTGAAAGCCGCCTTCCTCAGCCTGACGAACATTCAGCCGATCACGATGAAACTCTACGGATCGCCTGAATTTCGGGAGACCCTCCGCCAACTGCTGCGCAAACGCCTGTTTGACGCCATTCACATTGAATCCTTCTACATGATGCAGAATCTCCCCTGGGAGTTAAACCTGCCCCCTGTGCTGCTTTCTGAACCCGCTATTGAATACATTGCCTGGGGACGCCATGCGCGGGTGGCACAGCCCATCTTGCAGCGTCCGGCAGTTGCCCTAGAAGCGCTCAAAATGCGTTATTTTGAACCGCAGTGGTGGCGGCGGGCGACGCTCATTGGGGCAATGTCCGAGGTGGACGCCAAGATCATCCGCCAGCGCGTCCCCGAAAAACCGATTGCGATCACCCCCAACGGTGTAGATGTCGATTACTTCACCCCCCAAACCAGCACCCCCCGCGACCCCGATAACGCTGTGTTTATGGGCGATTACAAGTACTTCCCCAATACCGATGCCGCCCTCTATTTCATCCGCGAAATCATGCCGCGTATCCGCGCTGAGCGTCCCAATTTCACGCTTACGCTGCTTGGCAAAGATCCCACTCCCGAACTGCTTGAAATTGGCACGACAGCCGGATCGGGCGTGAAGGTTGAGGGGCTGGTTGAAGATACCCGTCCCTATCTGCTGCGGGCAGCGCTGTTCGTTTGCCCCCTGCGCAGCGGCAGTGGGACGCGCTTTAAACTTTTGGAATCGCTGGCGTGCGGGCTGCCTGTCGTCAGCACAACATTGGGCGCGGAGGGTCTAGACGCCACGAATGACCGCCATATGATCATTGCCGATACCCCCGATGCCTTCGCCAGTGCCGTGATCCGCCTGTTGAAATACCCCGATGAGGCAATGCGCCTCGGACGCTACGGGCGGAACTGGGTGAACGAACGCCACTCATGGCGGCGTAGCGCTGCCCTCCTTGCCGATGCCTACCACCGCGTCATTGGCAGCGAGGATATGACCATCCCTAGCCCGATGGGGCGGCGGGCGCGGCGGCGCGATGGCACGTAG
- a CDS encoding protogloblin ApPgb, translating to MTQTQAPQTTIPGYTYGQANTTVSPISAEVFDLLKQTVLFTEEDAGYLRQAGEVLRDQIDHVLDVWYGFVGSHAHLLHYFTGMDGQPIGNYLGRVRQRFAQWILDTCNRPYERDWLNYQHEIGLRHHSTKKNQTDQVAAVPLIPVRYLLAFIVPITVTIKPFFAKKGHRAEDVEKMYGAWFKAVVLHVILWSYPYVKEGEF from the coding sequence ATGACCCAAACCCAAGCGCCACAGACGACGATTCCCGGTTATACCTATGGACAAGCGAATACAACCGTCTCACCCATTTCCGCCGAGGTATTCGATCTGCTTAAGCAAACGGTGCTTTTCACAGAGGAAGATGCTGGATACCTTCGGCAAGCTGGTGAAGTGCTACGCGATCAGATTGACCATGTTTTAGATGTGTGGTATGGATTCGTGGGAAGCCACGCCCATCTGCTCCACTATTTTACGGGCATGGATGGGCAGCCCATTGGCAATTACTTGGGGCGCGTTCGGCAGCGCTTTGCCCAATGGATTCTGGATACATGCAATCGCCCTTACGAGCGCGATTGGCTAAACTATCAGCATGAAATTGGGCTGCGACATCATTCGACAAAAAAGAATCAAACCGATCAGGTTGCCGCTGTGCCTCTCATTCCCGTGCGCTATTTGCTTGCCTTCATTGTCCCGATCACTGTGACGATAAAACCCTTTTTTGCCAAAAAGGGACACAGGGCAGAGGATGTTGAGAAGATGTATGGGGCATGGTTCAAGGCGGTTGTCTTACACGTTATTCTATGGAGCTACCCCTACGTGAAAGAAGGGGAATTTTAG